The Xylophilus rhododendri region TCCGCCCTGACCATGATCGGCCTGATCCTGGTGCAGCACGGCAAGGGCGCCGACATGGGCGCGGCCTTCGGCAGCGGCAGCGCCGGCAGCCTGTTCGGCGCCAGCGGCAGCGCCAACTTCCTGTCGCGCAGCACGGCCGTCGCGGCCGTCGTGTTCTTCGTCTGCACGCTGGCACTGGCCTACTTCGGCAACCTGCGTGTGGAAGGCTCCAACAGCGTGCTCGACCGCGCGCTGAACACGGCGCCCGTCACGGCCCCCGCCGCACCCGTCGACACCGGCCCGGCCTCGCAGATCCCCGGCAACACGCCCGCGGCCAAGGGCGCGGCGGCACCGGCGGCATCGGGCTCGGCCAATGTGCCAGCGCCCGCTCCGGCGCCCAAAGCACCCTGAACACTTCTATAAGACTTGCTGAAAATCTCTGCTTCGAGGGTAAAAACCCGGATGTTTAGAGGGTAGAATGTGAGTCTGTTCGGAAAGCCACAAACCGTTAACAACGGTCCTCATGCCATCCGAACAAAGATAACAAGCCGTCGTGGTGAAATTGGTAGACACGCTATCTTGAGGGGGTAGTGGCGAAAGCTGTGCGAGTTCGAGTCTCGCCGACGGCACCATACAAAGACAGGCCCGCATCCCCCGGTGCGGTGCCTGTACCGAGTAGCGCAAGGCAAGCCCCAGATGAACCTCAGTCAGTACCTCCCCGTCCTCCTGTTCATCCTGGTCGGTATCGGTGTCGGAGTAGCACCGCAGGCTCTTGGTTATTTGCTCGGCCCCAACCGGCCCGACGCACAGAAAAACTCCCCTTATGAGTGCGGCTTCGAAGCCTTCGAAGATGCCCGCATGCAATTCGACGTACGGTATTACCTCGTCGCGATTCTTTTCATCCTGTTCGACCTCGAAATCGCCTTCCTCTTCCCCTGGGCGGTGGCGTTGAAGACCATCGGCGCGACCGGCTTCTGGGCCGCCGTGATCTTCCTGGGCATCCTCGTCGTGGGCTTCGCCTACGAATGGAAAAAAGGCGCCCTGGACTGGGAATAAGCGCGAGCGTTCGGCAGGCAAGGAGTACTAGCCATGGCAATTGAAGGCGTCCTGAAGGAGGGGTTCATCACCACCTCCTACGACTCGGTAGTGAATTGGGCCAAGACCGGCTCGCTGTGGCCCATGACCTTCGGTCTGGCCTGCTGCGCGGTCGAGATGATGCATGCCGCCGCGGCGCGCTACGACATCGGCCGTTTCGGCGCGGAAGTGTTCCGCGCCAGCCCCCGGCAGTCCGATCTGATGATCGTCGCCGGCACCCTGTGCAACAAGATGGCGCCGGCGCTGCGCAAGGTCTACGACCAGATGGCCGAGCCGCGCTGGGTGCTGTCGATGGGGTCCTGCGCCAACGGCGGCGGCTACTACCACTACAGCTACTCGGTGGTGCGCGGCTGCGACCGCATCGTGCCGGTCGATGTCTACGTGCCCGGCTGCCCGCCGACCGCCGAAGCGCTGATCTAC contains the following coding sequences:
- the secG gene encoding preprotein translocase subunit SecG, with amino-acid sequence MTIVHNLILIIQILSALTMIGLILVQHGKGADMGAAFGSGSAGSLFGASGSANFLSRSTAVAAVVFFVCTLALAYFGNLRVEGSNSVLDRALNTAPVTAPAAPVDTGPASQIPGNTPAAKGAAAPAASGSANVPAPAPAPKAP
- a CDS encoding NADH-quinone oxidoreductase subunit A, whose translation is MNLSQYLPVLLFILVGIGVGVAPQALGYLLGPNRPDAQKNSPYECGFEAFEDARMQFDVRYYLVAILFILFDLEIAFLFPWAVALKTIGATGFWAAVIFLGILVVGFAYEWKKGALDWE
- a CDS encoding NuoB/complex I 20 kDa subunit family protein; the encoded protein is MAIEGVLKEGFITTSYDSVVNWAKTGSLWPMTFGLACCAVEMMHAAAARYDIGRFGAEVFRASPRQSDLMIVAGTLCNKMAPALRKVYDQMAEPRWVLSMGSCANGGGYYHYSYSVVRGCDRIVPVDVYVPGCPPTAEALIYGIIQLQQKVRRTNTIARV